Within Limisphaerales bacterium, the genomic segment TGAAATAACTTAACCCCCGTTTTCCAACGGCACATCCTCCTCAATCTCGCGCCGCGTCCGATGCGGCATCCACGGCCGCACAAAGCCGTACACGAGATACACAATAAAAATCAGCGGCGCCCCCAGCGGCAGCGCGTATTTCCGCCCCACCGTCGCCAAAAGTCCGATCGCCACCGCCGCAATCACCATAAAGAAAAATGATCGCGACCCGCGCAGGTTTACTTTTTTGAACGTCGGATAGGCCACCCTGCTCACCATCATCGCAGAAAGAAACAACAACAACACCGGCAGCGCAAATTTCCAGTCGCCCTGCGTAAACCCTTTATCCTCAAACCAAATCAAAAAATAAGTAATGCTCGCCACCAATCCCGCCGCCGCCGGAATAGGGAATCCCTTAAACTCCCTCGAATGCTTGCCCGCCGCCTCGCCGCGCGCCTTGCGATCATCCTCAAGGGCTGAGTAGCAATTAAACCGCGCCAACCGCAGCGCCCCACAAATCACATAAATTGAGGCAATCCCCCAGCCCACCTCCGGCGAGTTCTGAAACACATCGCCCAACACCACCCGATGCACCAAAAACGCCGGCACAATCCCGAAGGAAACCACATCCGCCAGCGAATCAAACTCCCGCCCAAATGGACTATCATACCCTCCGAGCCGCGCCACGCGCCCGTCCAACACATCAAACACGCACGCCAACAAAATCAATTCCAGCGCCCAATAAATCGCCTGTTTCGCCGCAATAAATTGATCCCCAAACACCGGGTACTTCGTTGGATCCCACTCGTACAAGCTCGGCGCGCCCACAATGATCGTCAACGCCAAAAAGCCACAAAACAAATTCCCCGCCGTAAACAAATTCGGCAGAAAATAAATCTTTAATTCCCCGTTGTCATCAAAGCCAATGGGAGGCTTGGAGCCCTTG encodes:
- a CDS encoding phosphatidylcholine/phosphatidylserine synthase → MSESKPNRKGSKPPIGFDDNGELKIYFLPNLFTAGNLFCGFLALTIIVGAPSLYEWDPTKYPVFGDQFIAAKQAIYWALELILLACVFDVLDGRVARLGGYDSPFGREFDSLADVVSFGIVPAFLVHRVVLGDVFQNSPEVGWGIASIYVICGALRLARFNCYSALEDDRKARGEAAGKHSREFKGFPIPAAAGLVASITYFLIWFEDKGFTQGDWKFALPVLLLFLSAMMVSRVAYPTFKKVNLRGSRSFFFMVIAAVAIGLLATVGRKYALPLGAPLIFIVYLVYGFVRPWMPHRTRREIEEDVPLENGG